A section of the Posidoniimonas corsicana genome encodes:
- a CDS encoding thiazole synthase, translating to MPTPLTIGTHTLSSRLIVGTGKYATYAQMGEALERSGADCVTVAVRRERLIDAEGKNLLDYVDPQRYTILPNTAGCFNAEDAVRVARLGREILSGLENSGADWVKLECLADKRTLLPDPVETLQATEQLVADGFQVLVYSTDDPVIAKRLKNAGATSVMPAGSPIGSGQGVLNANNLRICLEYLKEDDPTYPVIVDAGVGAASDVAAAMELGVDGVLLNTAIAHAQDPLAMADAMRLACEAGRLSYLSGRIPKRLYATASSPEEGVITWQPS from the coding sequence ATGCCGACCCCGCTGACCATAGGCACACACACGCTGTCCAGCCGACTGATCGTCGGCACCGGCAAGTACGCCACCTACGCGCAGATGGGCGAGGCGCTCGAGCGGAGCGGGGCCGACTGCGTCACCGTGGCGGTGCGGCGCGAGCGGCTGATCGACGCCGAGGGCAAGAACCTGCTCGACTACGTCGACCCCCAGCGGTACACCATCCTGCCCAACACGGCCGGCTGCTTCAACGCCGAGGACGCCGTGCGAGTCGCCCGGCTGGGCCGGGAGATTCTCTCCGGGCTCGAGAACTCTGGCGCGGACTGGGTCAAGCTCGAGTGCCTGGCCGACAAGCGGACGCTGCTGCCCGACCCGGTCGAGACCCTCCAGGCGACCGAGCAGCTCGTGGCCGACGGCTTCCAGGTGCTGGTCTACTCGACCGACGACCCGGTGATCGCCAAGCGACTCAAGAACGCCGGCGCCACAAGCGTGATGCCGGCGGGCAGCCCGATCGGATCCGGCCAGGGTGTGCTGAACGCCAATAACCTCCGCATCTGCCTGGAGTACCTCAAGGAGGACGACCCAACCTACCCGGTGATCGTCGACGCCGGCGTCGGCGCCGCGAGCGACGTCGCGGCCGCTATGGAGCTGGGCGTCGATGGCGTGCTGCTCAACACGGCCATCGCCCATGCGCAGGACCCACTCGCCATGGCCGATGCGATGCGCCTGGCGTGCGAGGCCGGCCGGCTGAGCTACCTGTCGGGCCGCATCCCCAAGCGGCTCTACGCCACGGCCAGCAGCCCCGAAGAGGG
- the thiS gene encoding sulfur carrier protein ThiS, producing the protein MKLTVNGDPLDAPEGCTIAGLLEQLEIRVKHVAVERNKELVPRAQHAETTLQHGDELEVVTLVGGG; encoded by the coding sequence GTGAAGCTCACCGTCAACGGCGACCCGCTCGACGCGCCCGAGGGCTGCACCATCGCGGGCCTGCTTGAGCAGCTCGAGATCCGCGTGAAGCACGTCGCGGTGGAGAGGAACAAGGAGCTGGTGCCCCGCGCCCAGCACGCCGAGACCACCCTCCAACACGGCGACGAGCTCGAGGTCGTGACGCTGGTCGGCGGTGGGTGA
- a CDS encoding zinc metallopeptidase produces the protein MPLFFDWHYLLFLAPAMLLALWAQMRVRSTYAAASQRPASLTGAAAARHMLDSAGLQEVAIEPIRGQLTDHYDPSARVLRLSEGVYGQRNLAAVGIAAHEAGHALQHAKNYAPLTIRNMAVPAASFGSGAGMWMIVGGAIFSSGFLIQLGIVCFAAVVFFQLVNLPVEFDASNRAKAQLVEYGIVPESEMGPVRSVLNAAGWTYVAATLQAVMTLLYLLMRFGGSSND, from the coding sequence ATGCCCCTGTTTTTCGATTGGCATTACCTGCTGTTCCTGGCCCCCGCCATGCTGCTCGCCCTGTGGGCGCAGATGCGGGTTCGGTCAACTTATGCAGCGGCCAGCCAGCGTCCGGCCTCGCTGACCGGTGCGGCCGCGGCACGGCACATGCTCGACTCGGCAGGGCTGCAAGAGGTCGCAATCGAGCCAATCCGCGGCCAACTGACCGACCACTACGACCCCAGCGCGCGGGTGCTAAGGCTCAGCGAAGGCGTCTACGGACAGCGTAACCTGGCGGCGGTCGGCATCGCCGCCCACGAGGCGGGCCACGCCCTGCAGCACGCCAAGAACTACGCGCCTTTGACGATCCGCAATATGGCGGTCCCCGCGGCTAGTTTCGGCAGCGGCGCTGGCATGTGGATGATTGTTGGCGGAGCAATTTTCAGCTCTGGGTTCCTGATCCAGCTCGGCATCGTTTGCTTCGCCGCGGTCGTGTTCTTTCAGCTGGTCAATTTGCCCGTGGAATTCGACGCCAGCAACCGCGCCAAGGCGCAGCTTGTCGAGTACGGCATCGTCCCGGAGTCCGAGATGGGCCCGGTCCGCAGCGTGCTGAATGCCGCCGGCTGGACCTATGTGGCCGCGACGCTCCAGGCCGTGATGACGCTGCTGTACCTGCTGATGCGGTTCGGCGGCAGCAGCAACGACTAG
- a CDS encoding helicase HerA domain-containing protein, producing the protein MPDLDSKNHFYLGRRHDLATGQTDAQAPLLLKSKDLTTHAVCVGMTGSGKTGLCLSLLEEAALDGVPAIAIDPKGDLGNLLLAFPNLAPEDFRPWIDESVAARKGQSPDEFAASTAELWRSGLADWGEGPERIQQYNDSVERLIFTPGSSAGIPLTVLKSFNAPPREILADSEVFRERVASAVSGLLALLGIDADPVRSREHIFLSTILTTAWQAGHDLDVADMIREIQDPPFATVGVMQLDSFFPQKDRTALAMDLNNLLASPSFAGWMTGAPLDVGKLLYNPEGKPRLSIISIAHLDDAQRMFFVTILLNEVQAWMRTQPGTGSLRALLYMDEVYGYFPPVANPPSKRPMLTLLKQARAFGVGCVLATQNPVDLDYKGLSNCGAWFLGRLQTERDKARVIEGLEGASAQAGAGFNKQAMEATLAALGSRVFLLNNVHDDAPQVFHTRWAMSYLAGPLTRGHIKRLMDGVRERFLPDANNAVAPAKPSEPEVEKPARQAAAPVEKVDGVDQRWVAVREKLPETTRLEYRPALLGSGKVHFVDRKPVVDEWREVYVLKSQNEQVPDGVWGGAIAYDQCPVLVDPPPADAARAPLPADLANEKNYRGFARELEEWLYQEQRLTLFECRALDEVSRPGEDQQAFRDRLAERARLRLQEELQKVEASYAKRVARAREKIAKKQSYFDEQNSQFWGRVGGFLMQVLDLVLSMLGNKATKRKRSTSVTAARRAATEHGQASRAKQALEEAQAELDELQAEQEQAAADVRSAYGPDQLELANLEVSPRKSDIDVGQVVLAWLPYELSESGAATPAY; encoded by the coding sequence ATGCCCGACCTCGACAGCAAGAACCACTTCTACCTCGGCCGCCGGCACGACCTGGCCACCGGCCAAACCGACGCCCAGGCGCCGCTGCTGCTCAAGAGCAAAGACCTCACCACACACGCGGTGTGCGTCGGGATGACCGGCAGCGGCAAGACAGGGCTCTGCCTGTCGCTGCTGGAGGAGGCCGCGCTGGACGGCGTGCCGGCCATCGCGATCGACCCCAAGGGCGACCTCGGCAACCTGCTGCTGGCGTTCCCCAACCTGGCGCCGGAGGACTTCCGCCCCTGGATCGACGAGAGCGTCGCGGCCCGCAAGGGGCAGTCGCCCGACGAGTTCGCGGCCAGCACGGCCGAGCTGTGGCGCAGCGGGCTGGCCGACTGGGGCGAGGGCCCCGAGCGGATCCAGCAGTACAACGACTCCGTCGAGCGGTTGATCTTCACGCCCGGCTCGTCGGCCGGCATCCCGCTGACGGTGCTGAAGAGCTTCAACGCGCCGCCGCGCGAGATCCTGGCCGACTCCGAGGTGTTCCGCGAGCGGGTCGCGTCGGCCGTGTCGGGGCTGCTCGCGCTCTTGGGCATCGACGCCGACCCGGTGCGCAGCCGCGAGCACATCTTCCTGTCGACGATCCTCACCACCGCCTGGCAGGCGGGGCACGACCTGGACGTGGCGGACATGATCCGCGAGATCCAGGACCCGCCGTTCGCTACCGTGGGCGTGATGCAGCTCGACTCCTTCTTCCCGCAGAAGGATCGCACCGCGCTGGCGATGGACCTCAATAACCTGCTGGCGAGCCCCTCGTTCGCCGGCTGGATGACCGGCGCGCCGCTGGATGTTGGCAAGCTGCTCTACAACCCCGAGGGGAAGCCACGGCTGTCGATCATCTCAATCGCCCACCTCGACGACGCGCAGCGGATGTTCTTCGTAACCATCCTGCTGAACGAGGTTCAGGCCTGGATGCGGACCCAGCCCGGCACCGGCAGCCTGCGGGCGTTGCTGTACATGGACGAGGTCTACGGCTACTTCCCGCCGGTCGCCAACCCGCCGTCCAAACGCCCGATGCTGACGCTGCTCAAGCAGGCCCGCGCGTTCGGCGTGGGCTGCGTGCTCGCGACGCAGAACCCGGTGGACCTGGACTACAAGGGCCTGTCGAACTGCGGCGCGTGGTTCTTGGGGCGGCTGCAGACCGAACGCGACAAGGCCCGCGTCATCGAGGGGTTGGAGGGCGCTTCGGCCCAGGCGGGCGCGGGGTTCAACAAGCAGGCGATGGAGGCCACGCTCGCCGCGCTCGGCAGCCGCGTATTCCTGCTCAACAACGTGCACGACGATGCGCCCCAGGTGTTCCACACCCGCTGGGCCATGTCGTACCTGGCGGGCCCGCTGACCCGCGGTCACATCAAGCGGCTGATGGACGGCGTGCGGGAGCGATTCTTGCCAGACGCCAACAACGCAGTCGCACCCGCAAAGCCCTCCGAGCCAGAAGTCGAAAAGCCTGCCCGGCAAGCAGCGGCCCCCGTCGAGAAGGTCGATGGGGTCGACCAGCGGTGGGTCGCTGTGCGGGAGAAGCTCCCCGAAACGACCCGACTTGAGTACCGCCCCGCGCTGCTCGGATCAGGGAAGGTGCACTTTGTCGATCGCAAGCCGGTCGTCGACGAGTGGCGGGAGGTGTACGTCCTCAAGAGTCAGAACGAGCAGGTGCCCGATGGCGTGTGGGGCGGCGCGATCGCCTACGACCAGTGCCCCGTGCTGGTCGACCCGCCGCCGGCCGACGCCGCGCGGGCGCCGCTGCCCGCCGACCTCGCCAACGAGAAGAACTACCGGGGCTTCGCCCGTGAGCTCGAGGAGTGGCTGTACCAGGAGCAACGGCTGACGCTGTTCGAGTGCCGGGCGCTCGATGAGGTGTCCCGCCCGGGTGAAGATCAGCAGGCGTTCCGGGACCGGCTGGCGGAGCGGGCCCGGCTGCGGCTCCAGGAGGAGTTGCAGAAGGTCGAGGCCAGCTACGCCAAGCGGGTCGCCCGCGCCCGGGAGAAGATCGCGAAAAAGCAGTCGTACTTCGATGAGCAGAACTCCCAGTTCTGGGGCCGGGTCGGCGGGTTCCTGATGCAGGTGCTCGACCTGGTGCTGAGCATGCTCGGCAACAAGGCGACCAAGCGGAAGCGGAGCACCAGCGTCACGGCCGCCCGAAGGGCCGCCACCGAGCACGGGCAGGCCAGCCGGGCCAAGCAGGCGCTGGAGGAGGCGCAGGCCGAGCTCGACGAGCTGCAGGCCGAGCAGGAGCAGGCGGCCGCGGACGTCCGGTCGGCCTACGGGCCGGATCAGCTTGAGCTGGCCAATCTGGAGGTCTCGCCCCGCAAATCGGACATCGACGTCGGTCAGGTGGTGCTGGCCTGGCTGCCGTACGAGCTGTCCGAATCGGGCGCCGCGACCCCCGCCTACTAG
- a CDS encoding ferredoxin-thioredoxin reductase catalytic domain-containing protein codes for MGTLNPSQKNVDKMTKYVQKYWEKSGTVGHPDAGVTEVVINGLAANIEEVGRPLCPCNFYPSKQKELEEHGRRWICACDEMKKWKYCHCLLFVTADGKPITEYLPDDHEGREIYGVVKDPTPDKGREGA; via the coding sequence ATGGGCACACTCAACCCGTCGCAGAAGAACGTGGACAAGATGACCAAGTACGTCCAGAAGTACTGGGAGAAGTCCGGCACGGTCGGGCACCCGGACGCGGGCGTCACGGAGGTGGTGATCAACGGCCTGGCCGCCAACATCGAGGAGGTCGGCCGCCCGCTCTGCCCGTGCAACTTCTACCCAAGCAAGCAGAAGGAGCTGGAGGAGCACGGCCGCCGCTGGATCTGCGCGTGCGACGAGATGAAGAAGTGGAAGTACTGCCACTGTTTGCTGTTCGTCACCGCCGACGGCAAGCCGATCACCGAGTACCTGCCCGACGACCACGAGGGGCGCGAGATCTACGGCGTGGTGAAGGACCCCACGCCGGACAAGGGCCGCGAGGGGGCGTAG
- a CDS encoding sulfotransferase family protein, with protein MNLYAGKPEYLTIVTGLPRSGTSMLMQMLAGGGMTPCSDGLRTADESNPQGYWEHDRVKRLATDAAWLLDVEGDAIKIVAPLLRFLPAPLACRVIWIDRDLDEVLASQQKMIALAGARGADLPADRLKQAVAQQLEGARAWLAARPATPVLTLAHRQVIDDPAAAAEQIERFLGLGLDATAMAAAVSPELYRNRR; from the coding sequence TTGAACCTCTACGCCGGCAAGCCGGAATACCTCACTATTGTCACCGGGCTGCCCCGCTCCGGCACGTCGATGCTGATGCAGATGCTGGCGGGGGGCGGCATGACGCCGTGTTCCGACGGGCTGCGGACCGCCGACGAGAGCAACCCGCAGGGCTACTGGGAGCACGACCGCGTCAAGCGGCTCGCCACCGACGCGGCCTGGCTGCTGGACGTCGAGGGCGACGCCATCAAGATTGTCGCGCCGCTTCTGCGTTTCCTGCCCGCTCCGCTGGCGTGCCGCGTGATCTGGATCGACCGTGACCTGGACGAGGTGCTCGCCTCGCAGCAGAAGATGATCGCGCTGGCCGGCGCCCGCGGCGCCGACCTGCCGGCCGACCGCCTCAAGCAGGCGGTCGCGCAGCAGCTCGAGGGCGCGCGGGCGTGGCTCGCGGCGCGTCCCGCCACGCCGGTGCTGACGCTCGCGCACCGCCAGGTGATCGACGACCCGGCGGCGGCCGCCGAGCAGATTGAGCGGTTCCTCGGGCTGGGCCTGGACGCCACGGCGATGGCCGCGGCCGTCTCGCCGGAGCTGTACCGCAACCGACGCTAA
- a CDS encoding DUF1559 family PulG-like putative transporter, which produces MRPHPLPTRPAQRAAFTLVELLVVIAIIGILIALLLPAVQSAREAARRSSCTNKLKQLGLAALNFESANNRLPPGYLGSRNFSFPNANFEGPGKPNQWTSVFVSLLPQLEESALESQILTGYQVGVDQYDFNFWTRTNIVEAAATPIDTLICPSVPERQPSNRTLIQVYGNFPDGWDASKEDNGYAQASYPANPGTVFGLTHYQGVAGLYGDVGRGVTSDTGYDVSRQLGGPFGTRSKVRLAKITDGTSKTLMFGEAPGTYGTGIRTIYNTEIDSGLVQGFSWVGAGALPAHLGLDVQQENGQPIPNGPENPESRYETKWSYFGSFHTGVVLFTLVDGSVHPVKQSIDEPAFFALATMAGEEVGVEDSL; this is translated from the coding sequence ATGAGGCCCCACCCCCTCCCCACACGCCCCGCCCAGCGGGCCGCGTTCACGCTGGTCGAACTGCTGGTGGTGATCGCGATCATCGGCATCCTGATCGCGCTGCTGCTCCCGGCGGTCCAGTCGGCGCGGGAGGCCGCCCGCCGCTCGAGCTGCACCAACAAGCTGAAGCAGCTCGGCCTGGCGGCGCTGAACTTCGAGTCGGCCAACAACCGGCTGCCGCCCGGCTACCTCGGCAGCCGCAACTTCAGCTTCCCCAACGCCAACTTCGAGGGGCCTGGCAAACCGAACCAGTGGACCAGCGTGTTCGTGTCGCTGCTGCCGCAGCTGGAGGAGTCCGCGCTGGAGTCTCAGATCCTGACCGGCTACCAGGTGGGCGTCGACCAGTACGACTTCAACTTCTGGACCCGCACCAACATCGTCGAGGCGGCCGCCACGCCGATCGACACGCTGATCTGCCCCTCGGTGCCCGAGCGGCAACCCAGCAACCGCACGCTCATCCAGGTCTACGGCAACTTCCCCGACGGCTGGGACGCGAGCAAAGAAGACAACGGCTACGCCCAGGCGAGCTACCCCGCCAACCCCGGCACGGTGTTCGGCCTGACGCACTACCAGGGCGTGGCCGGGCTGTACGGCGATGTCGGCCGCGGGGTCACCTCCGACACCGGCTACGATGTTTCTCGGCAGCTTGGCGGCCCGTTCGGGACCCGCAGCAAGGTCCGGCTCGCCAAGATCACCGACGGAACCTCCAAGACGCTGATGTTCGGCGAGGCGCCCGGCACCTACGGCACAGGTATCCGCACGATCTACAACACCGAGATCGACAGCGGGCTGGTGCAGGGCTTCTCGTGGGTCGGCGCCGGCGCGCTGCCGGCCCACCTGGGGCTCGATGTGCAGCAGGAGAACGGCCAGCCCATCCCCAACGGCCCGGAGAACCCGGAGTCACGCTACGAGACCAAGTGGTCGTACTTCGGTTCGTTCCACACAGGCGTGGTGCTGTTCACGCTGGTCGATGGGTCGGTGCACCCGGTGAAGCAGTCGATCGACGAGCCCGCGTTCTTCGCCCTCGCGACGATGGCCGGCGAGGAGGTCGGCGTCGAGGACTCGCTGTAG
- a CDS encoding alkaline phosphatase family protein — MSVERRQSDASPRRVLLVGWDAADWQMIHPLIEQGLMPATAGLMQRGSWGNLASLQPMLSPILWNSIATGKRASGHGVLGFTEPDPDGPGVRPSASTSRKCKAIWNILTQCGLRSNVVGWYASHPAEPIAGTMVSNQFEVFSATDDGVTPPPQGSVHPADLTDELAELRVRPREIDATAILPFVPDAARLQDQPANRLAALQRMLAQTATVHAAATHLMTTTEWDLTAVYYEGIDRFGHEFMEFHPPKMDQVSQEDFDAYQNCMVGIYRFHDMMLEALLTLAGDDTTVVLMSDHGYYNNHLRPDPREGKSGPVEWHRPFGVLAAQGPGVKPGGRLFGASLLDVAPTLLHLLGLPAGYDMPGRVLAEALDLPDEPRRIESWEEIPGGCGMHSGSLRVDPAEAREAMQQLVALGYIDPPSAESEQTVRDTIAQNQLCLAQTLADARDFQQAVEVFEAIDPCVRDTAQGQVFLASCLLALGRHDDARSLLEGLQEKQIDQPRLHMMLGVLAHADGDHDRALEFYQRVEASQPRLPGLYNKLGAVYLAAEKHTPATQAFEKALAIDPECSVSLEGLGRAKLALGEPDEALSLSLQAAELTHFFPRAHCTIGKAMLALGDYPGAVEALTLCVKQAPRFSEAHQALASAYRAAGEPDKALRADLQAKQVRAAGAV, encoded by the coding sequence ATGAGTGTTGAGCGACGACAGTCCGACGCCTCGCCCCGGCGGGTGCTGCTGGTTGGCTGGGACGCCGCCGACTGGCAGATGATCCACCCGCTCATCGAGCAGGGGCTCATGCCCGCCACCGCCGGGCTGATGCAGCGCGGCAGCTGGGGCAACTTGGCCAGCCTGCAGCCGATGCTCTCGCCCATCCTGTGGAACAGCATCGCCACCGGCAAGCGCGCCAGCGGGCACGGCGTGCTCGGCTTCACCGAGCCCGACCCCGACGGCCCGGGCGTGCGTCCCTCCGCCAGCACCAGCCGCAAGTGCAAGGCGATCTGGAACATCCTCACGCAGTGCGGGCTGCGTTCGAACGTGGTCGGCTGGTACGCCTCGCACCCGGCGGAGCCGATCGCGGGCACGATGGTCTCCAACCAGTTCGAGGTGTTCTCCGCGACCGACGACGGCGTCACCCCGCCGCCGCAGGGGTCGGTCCACCCGGCGGACCTCACCGACGAGCTGGCCGAGCTGCGGGTGCGGCCGCGGGAGATCGACGCCACGGCGATCCTGCCCTTCGTCCCCGATGCGGCGCGGCTGCAGGATCAGCCCGCCAACCGCCTGGCCGCGCTGCAGCGGATGCTGGCGCAGACCGCCACCGTGCACGCGGCCGCCACCCACCTGATGACCACCACCGAGTGGGACCTGACGGCCGTCTACTACGAGGGCATCGACCGCTTCGGCCACGAGTTCATGGAGTTCCACCCGCCGAAGATGGACCAGGTGTCGCAGGAGGACTTCGACGCCTACCAGAACTGCATGGTCGGCATCTACCGCTTCCACGACATGATGCTCGAAGCGCTGCTCACGCTGGCCGGCGACGACACCACCGTGGTGCTGATGTCCGACCACGGCTACTACAACAACCACCTGCGGCCCGACCCGCGCGAGGGCAAGTCGGGCCCCGTCGAGTGGCACCGTCCGTTCGGCGTGCTCGCGGCGCAGGGCCCCGGGGTGAAGCCGGGGGGGAGGCTGTTCGGCGCGTCGCTGCTGGACGTGGCCCCCACCCTGCTGCACCTGCTGGGGCTGCCCGCCGGCTACGACATGCCCGGCCGCGTGCTGGCCGAGGCGCTCGACCTGCCCGACGAGCCCCGCCGCATCGAGAGCTGGGAGGAAATCCCCGGCGGGTGCGGCATGCACAGCGGCTCGCTGCGGGTCGACCCGGCCGAGGCCCGCGAGGCGATGCAGCAGCTCGTGGCGCTCGGCTACATCGACCCCCCGAGCGCGGAGTCCGAGCAGACCGTCCGCGACACGATCGCCCAGAACCAGCTCTGCCTGGCGCAGACGCTGGCCGACGCGCGGGACTTCCAGCAGGCGGTCGAGGTGTTCGAGGCGATCGACCCCTGCGTCCGCGATACGGCCCAGGGGCAGGTTTTCCTGGCGAGCTGCCTGCTAGCGCTAGGCCGCCACGACGACGCCCGCTCGCTGCTGGAGGGGCTGCAAGAAAAACAGATCGACCAGCCCCGGCTGCACATGATGCTGGGCGTGCTGGCCCACGCCGACGGCGACCACGACCGCGCGCTCGAGTTCTACCAGCGGGTCGAGGCGTCGCAGCCCCGCTTGCCCGGGCTCTACAACAAACTGGGCGCGGTCTACCTGGCGGCCGAGAAGCACACGCCCGCCACCCAGGCGTTCGAGAAGGCGCTGGCGATCGACCCGGAGTGCTCGGTCTCGCTCGAGGGGCTGGGCCGCGCCAAGCTGGCGTTGGGCGAACCGGACGAAGCGCTCAGCCTGTCCCTGCAGGCGGCCGAGCTGACCCACTTTTTCCCCCGGGCGCACTGCACCATCGGCAAGGCGATGCTGGCGCTGGGCGACTACCCCGGCGCGGTCGAGGCGCTCACGCTCTGCGTGAAGCAGGCGCCGCGTTTTTCCGAGGCCCACCAAGCCCTGGCCTCCGCGTACCGCGCCGCGGGCGAGCCGGACAAGGCGCTGCGGGCCGACCTGCAGGCGAAGCAGGTGCGGGCCGCCGGCGCCGTTTAG
- a CDS encoding PEP-CTERM sorting domain-containing protein, translating to MRRDEIACKAAYSAAASAALLGADASAVVVYSGVQDLAIEQAFAQNLSIDDDEYADLLLKNYVFFGGNYQGASIPFEPGKIVGFSTGLNYASALGAGELVDAAATAAAPFVVSLAYGANNPNAEFNDAEGAFIGLSFPIGGAMEENLHYGWVRVSIDNAAGTFIINDWAYEDVPGVGILTGDTGPDGLPGDYNADGAVDTADYTVWRDNLGTDFALSGNGDEQGASEGVVDQADYDLWRGQYGAGAAPGAASPAPEPHTLGLLAAGALGLTALRRRRGPLDHEC from the coding sequence ATGCGACGCGATGAAATCGCTTGCAAGGCCGCCTACTCCGCCGCCGCATCGGCGGCGCTGCTAGGCGCTGATGCGTCCGCTGTGGTGGTGTACTCCGGCGTCCAGGACCTGGCCATCGAGCAAGCTTTTGCTCAGAACCTCAGCATCGACGACGACGAATACGCCGACCTGCTGCTGAAGAACTACGTCTTCTTCGGCGGGAACTACCAGGGCGCGTCGATCCCGTTCGAGCCCGGCAAGATTGTTGGGTTCTCCACCGGCTTGAACTACGCGTCCGCCCTGGGGGCGGGGGAACTCGTCGACGCGGCGGCTACCGCCGCCGCCCCGTTTGTGGTGTCGCTCGCCTACGGCGCCAACAACCCGAACGCCGAGTTCAACGACGCCGAGGGCGCGTTCATCGGCCTGAGCTTCCCGATCGGCGGGGCGATGGAGGAGAACCTGCACTACGGCTGGGTGCGCGTTTCCATCGACAACGCCGCCGGCACGTTCATCATCAACGACTGGGCGTACGAGGATGTCCCCGGCGTCGGGATCCTGACCGGCGACACCGGCCCCGACGGCCTGCCGGGCGACTACAACGCCGACGGAGCGGTGGACACCGCCGACTACACCGTGTGGCGTGACAACCTGGGAACCGACTTCGCCCTCAGCGGCAACGGCGACGAGCAAGGCGCTAGCGAAGGCGTGGTCGACCAGGCGGACTACGACCTGTGGCGCGGCCAGTACGGCGCCGGCGCCGCACCCGGCGCGGCCTCGCCCGCGCCCGAGCCGCACACGCTCGGGCTGCTGGCCGCCGGCGCGCTCGGCCTGACCGCTCTCCGCCGCCGCCGGGGCCCCCTCGACCATGAGTGTTGA
- a CDS encoding PEP-CTERM sorting domain-containing protein: MTLHNSSSAASNSDSSATLAKRAAYSVAAGAAAMTAASAEAEVRYSGVQDISIAQFSAQDLNLDGDAYTDILLKNYVFGANYQGATVNFYPGKVVGFNTGINYATALSFGDTIDAGATAGGPFAVSLAYPNNPNSEFDNATGAYIGLEFPINATSHFGWVRVTIDNAAGTFVINDWAYNDTPGEGLFAGQVPEPGTLGLLAAGAAGLAAVRRRRKDAS, from the coding sequence ATGACTCTGCACAACAGCTCCTCGGCGGCCAGCAACTCTGACAGCTCTGCCACTCTGGCCAAGCGCGCGGCCTACTCGGTCGCCGCCGGCGCCGCCGCCATGACCGCCGCCTCGGCCGAGGCCGAAGTCCGCTACTCCGGCGTGCAGGACATTTCGATCGCCCAGTTCAGCGCGCAGGACCTCAACCTCGACGGCGACGCCTACACCGACATCCTGCTGAAGAACTATGTGTTCGGCGCCAACTACCAGGGCGCCACCGTCAACTTCTATCCGGGCAAGGTTGTCGGATTCAACACCGGGATCAACTACGCGACCGCGCTCAGCTTTGGCGACACGATCGACGCGGGCGCGACCGCCGGCGGGCCGTTCGCTGTTTCACTGGCCTACCCGAACAACCCGAACTCGGAGTTTGACAACGCCACCGGCGCCTACATCGGCCTGGAGTTCCCCATCAACGCGACTAGCCACTTCGGTTGGGTGCGTGTGACGATCGACAACGCCGCCGGCACTTTCGTGATCAACGATTGGGCCTACAACGACACGCCCGGCGAGGGCCTGTTCGCCGGTCAGGTTCCCGAGCCCGGCACGCTGGGGCTGTTGGCGGCCGGCGCGGCCGGACTGGCCGCGGTGCGGCGCCGCCGCAAGGACGCGTCTTAA